GCCGCGGTTGTAAATTTCAAGGCTGAGGTCGCGCAGTTTTTCTGCTGTCTCTTTGCCAAGAATATTTACGGCTTCATCAAAGCCGATATTAATGTCATGATCACCGATTTCAGCCTTGGTGGACGGTGTAAAAAGCGGTGCTTCAAGTTTGTCGGACTCCTTAAGCCCCTGGGGCAACTTGATATTGCACACATGGCCTTCGGATTGGTAGGATTTCCAGCCCGACCCCGAAATATATCCCCTGACAATACACTCCACAGCCATGGGCTCAGCTTTTTTGACCAGCATGCTGCGGCCTTCAAGTTTGTCTTTATATTTCTGAAACGCTTCCGGATAATCATTTACATCCGTGCTGATAATATGATTTTTAACAATGCTCTCCATCTGCTTAAACCAAAACACGGAAATCTGGTTCAATACCTTGCCCTTGTCCGGAATGGCATCGGGCAGCACCACGTCAAACGCGGAAAGCCGGTCGGTTGTTACCATGAGCAGGGCATCGCCCGTATCAAAAATGTCCCTGACCTTTCCTTGTCTGATCAGCGGCAATCCTTCATATTCTGTTCCGGGTATAATGCTCAAGCTTTCCTCCTGTATTTACAATTTAATTTAAAAATTTTGCTGATAAATTTATCACACAATGATTTATTTTACTATTCAGACCGATAAAAATAAACTTGAAAACTATTTTTTCAAGGGCTGTTCAGGCAAGGAATCGCGCCGATTTTCAGTAGAAATGTTCTTTTTTTAAAACGAGGCATAAATATACTTTTTCTTTTAATTCCATATATTTATAAATTTTGTAGAAAAAACTTTTTTTCTTGACAAAGACTGTTTTTTTGATAAAAGAGAAAAGTAGTTCATTTTCAAAAAGATCCTTTCCGGGTAATGCAAGAAGCTGCCTGGAAGATTAAATTTTACAACGCTGGCTTAAATTCATTGGACCAGCAGATCATTGATTTATGCACCTTCGCCGGATTTTAAACAATTGCTTCATGACGTGAGCGGATTGTTAATGCGCAAATAATTCGTTCTCTGATTGCAGATTAGGAATAATCATTAACAGGAGCATGAGTTATGCCTATCGCTACATCGTATCCTGGTGTGTATGTACAAGAAATTTCCAGCGGTGTTCGCACCATCACGGGTGTCTCCACCTCGGTGGCGGCCTTTGTCGGATTCTTTTCCAAGGGCCCTATGGAAAAGGCTGTCCAAGTCTTTAACATGGCGGATTTCACCCTGGAATTTGGCGGGCTTCATGCCCAGAGCGAAGCCGGCTACGCAATCCAGCAATTTTTTGCCAACGGTGGGGCAGAGGCCTGGATTATCCGCACTGCGACCGGGGCTGAACAGGCAAGTGTCGAGATTCTTGATGGTATCGGTAGCAGCAGCAAAGCTATGGAAGTAACCGCCATTAATCCAGGATCGTGGGGGAACCGTCTACGGGTGAGGATAGATCCCATCTCACCCTCCCTGGCCAATGCCGAATCAAATCCATTCAATATGACCGTTTTTCTGGTTGAGGAGTCAGATGGTCGTGAGATGGCCGTCCAATCCGAAGAATTTCTTGGATTGACCGTGAACGCCTCGGATGCCCGTTTTGTTGAACCTGTCGTTAACGACAGGTTCAGCGGATCCAAACTGGTCCAGGTCTCAGTGGAAAAAAACGCAAACAATCCCCTTCAGAATGGAACTTTGTCTGGTGAGTTGCCATCCGAACTTGTCATCACA
This window of the uncultured Desulfobacter sp. genome carries:
- a CDS encoding phosphoribosylaminoimidazolesuccinocarboxamide synthase; protein product: MSIIPGTEYEGLPLIRQGKVRDIFDTGDALLMVTTDRLSAFDVVLPDAIPDKGKVLNQISVFWFKQMESIVKNHIISTDVNDYPEAFQKYKDKLEGRSMLVKKAEPMAVECIVRGYISGSGWKSYQSEGHVCNIKLPQGLKESDKLEAPLFTPSTKAEIGDHDINIGFDEAVNILGKETAEKLRDLSLEIYNRGAAFALEKGIIIADTKFEFGLLDGEIILIDEIMTPDSSRFWPLDDYAPGRGQKSFDKQTVRDWLTNSGWGKTPPGPKLPQEVIDNTSKTYKEIFTRLTGKTI